TCCGGCGCGCGATTGCCGTCGGCATAGGTCACTTCCCAAAGTGCGGCGAGGACACCGCTGCGATCTTCCAGCGCGATCCGTTCCTTGATCATCCGGGTGAAGCGCACCGTGTCCGGTGCCTCCGCCTCGATCATTTCCGCAGCAGCGCGACGTTCGGCGGCCTCCGACATCTCAAGCCCGCGCCGTCGCGCAAGAATGCGGTCGATCCGCATCTCTTCCTGCTTGGTGTAGCGGTCATCCGCCCGCGCAACCCGCACCAGAAGCGCAGCAAGCGCAACCTCGGCGTCCTGCCCCTGCAATGGCGCGGATGGCTCATCATGAGAAAAGAGGCGAGGAATGAGATTCCGGAACATGGTTAAATGATACGAACTACGCGCCAAAGAACAAGGCCTTACGACCCCGCCCGCCACGGTTTTCGTCGAATTATTTTGCCCCCGGCCGAGGCCCCGGCTCAGAATTTCTGCGGAACATACAGATCCCGTGGCAGGACATCCCGCTCATAATCCGGGTTGAACACCCGGTCGGGCAGCTTGATGTCCTCATGCGGCACTTCCGTATACGGCATAAGCGAAAGCAGATGCGCGATACAGTTCAGCCGCGCCCGTTTCTTGTCGTTGC
The genomic region above belongs to Paracoccus sp. SCSIO 75233 and contains:
- a CDS encoding TerB family tellurite resistance protein, whose protein sequence is MFRNLIPRLFSHDEPSAPLQGQDAEVALAALLVRVARADDRYTKQEEMRIDRILARRRGLEMSEAAERRAAAEMIEAEAPDTVRFTRMIKERIALEDRSGVLAALWEVTYADGNRAPDEESIVRLVAGLLGISDRDSGLIRQRVMADLGISDR